A region from the Lolium perenne isolate Kyuss_39 chromosome 4, Kyuss_2.0, whole genome shotgun sequence genome encodes:
- the LOC127332352 gene encoding metacaspase-1, whose product MGNTGPPRTTSWCSHCGAGLVAPPGGSSSSVRCALCHRVTRIERHRSVGNAVVLAPPSPPRTLVPVRRELPAGYPVARGKKRAVLVGVSYTGTDYELRGTVNDVDSMKSLLCGKFGFPSDCILVLTEKKSDDPYMVPTKENLLLAMRWLVEDCDAGDSLVFHFSGHGVQKLDTNGDEVDGYNEALCPLDFEEKGKILDDEINETIVRPLRPGVKLHAIIDTCHSGTILDLRYLCRLSRTGYWQWENHNRQPQKPKGTSGGLAISISGCKDDQKSADSSGFPESAEIGAMTDSFIKAVQSEPGTTYGRLLGAMRGTIRDGQGMGRRLLPGRVGSFVRKMVTSSSVQEPQLCSSEVFDIYRKPFLL is encoded by the exons ATGGGCAACACAGGGCCGCCGAGGACGACGTCGTGGTGCAGCCACTGCGGCGCGGGCCTCGTGGCGCCGCCCGGCGGGTCGAGCTCCAGCGTCCGGTGCGCGCTCTGCCACCGGGTGACGCGCATCGAGCGGCACCGCAGCGTGGGCAACGCGGTGGTGCTGGCGCCCCCGTCGCCCCCGCGGACGCTGGTCCCCGTCAGGCGCGAGCTGCCGGCCGGCTACCCCGTGGCCCGCGGCAAGAAGCGCGCTGTCCTCGTCGGCGTCAGCTACACGGGCACCGACTACGAGCTCAGGGGCACGGTCAACGACGTGGACTCCATGAAGAGCCTTCTCTGCGGCAAGTTCGGCTTCCCGAGCGACTGCATCCTCGTCCTCACCG AAAAGAAGAGCGATGACCCGTACATGGTGCCGACGAAGGAGAACCTGCTCCTCGCCATGCGGTGGCTGGTGGAGGACTGCGACGCCGGCGACTCGCTCGTGTTCCACTTCTCCGGCCACGGCGTGCAGAAGCTGGACACGAACGGCGACGAGGTTGACGGCTACAACGAGGCGCTCTGCCCGCTGGACTTTGAGGAGAAGGGCAAGATCCTGGACGACGAGATCAACGAAACCATCGTCCGCCCGCTCCGCCCCGGCGTCAAGCTCCACGCCATCATCGACACCTGCCACAGCGGCACCATCCTCGACCTCCGCTACCTCTGCCGCCTCTCCAG AACCGGGTACTGGCAGTGGGAGAACCACAACCGTCAGCCCCAGAAGCCGAAAGGCACTAGCGGCGGCCTCGCCATCTCCATCAGCGGCTGCAAAGACGACCAGAAGTCTGCAGATTCCAGT GGGTTCCCCGAGTCCGCTGAGATCGGCGCCATGACGGACAGCTTCATCAAGGCGGTGCAGTCGGAGCCAGGGACGACCTACGGGCGGCTGCTGGGCGCGATGAGAGGGACGATACGCGACGGCCAGGGAatgggccgccgcctcctccccggCCGGGTCGGCTCCTTCGTCCGCAAGATGGTCACCTCCAGCAGCGTGCAGGAGCCTCAGCTCTGCTCCTCCGAGGTGTTCGACATCTACCGCAAGCCCTTTCTCCTCTGA
- the LOC127332353 gene encoding uncharacterized protein: MDPNMKQLQEALVDIETDAEQLLLARHQLVENDKMRNANREALTALRKRARTTKTSVPSPFDVIMKEMEGTSGKQLVKEICPTCGNHDPKEHTWLMFPGSDIFARVPFHVTHTILDKDQERLDYDTKKLQSYVKEKSFLISEKGALADKISPGIVKSLVSLTDKPK, from the exons ATGGACCCCAATATGAAGCAGCTTCAAGAGGCTCTGGTTGACATTGAAACTGATGCAGAGCAACTTCTTCTGGCTAGGCATCAG TTAGTGGAGAATGATAAGATGAGGAATGCTAACAGGGAGGCACTGACTGCCCTGCGCAAAAGAGCCAGGACAACCAAAACTAGTGTTCCATCTCCCTTTGATGTCATAATGAAGGAGATGGAGGGAACCTCAGGCAAGCAGCTGGTAAAGGAGATATGCCCCACATGTGGAAACCATGACCCCAAAGAACATACCTGGCTAATGTTTCCAGGATCAGATATTTTTGCCCGTGTTCCATTTCATGTAACACACACTATTCTGGACAAAG ATCAAGAACGCCTAGACTATGACACCAAGAAGCTGCAGAGCTATGTGAAGGAGAAATCATTCCTGATCTCTGAGAAAGGCGCCCTCGCGGACAAGATCAGCCCTGGCATCGTGAAATCCCTTGTCAGCCTTACAGATAAACCTAAGTAG